A single Nitrosospira multiformis ATCC 25196 DNA region contains:
- the dprA gene encoding DNA-processing protein DprA: MSSIPVQVISQRNIEPDIASWLALDLIDGLGDESMRCLLATFGSPAAILSASMTSLERVVKRKVADNIIGGADPQKLNASLKWLEDPQNSVITLADPDYPALLLHIPDPPPLLYVKGKRALLNAPMLAIVGSRNATPQGLSNAEAFAEAASNAGFSIASGMALGIDAAAHRGGLRGRASSIAVVGTGLDLVYPASHRKLAHELAERGALVSEFPLGTPPIGSNFPRRNRIISGLSRGCLVVEAALQSGSLITARQALEQGREVFAIPGSIHSPLSRGCHALIKQGAKLVESAGDILEEFGCPSGIPILVPEGGEAAREEFLLLKHLSHDIIDVDTLCLRSGLTVETVSAMLLTLELDGIIASLPGGRYQRLR; this comes from the coding sequence ATGTCATCAATACCTGTCCAGGTAATTTCGCAGCGGAATATCGAACCCGATATCGCATCCTGGCTCGCCCTGGACTTGATCGATGGCCTGGGTGACGAGTCGATGAGGTGTTTGCTTGCGACTTTTGGCAGCCCCGCTGCAATTCTTTCGGCCAGCATGACTTCATTGGAGCGCGTGGTTAAAAGGAAGGTGGCGGACAACATTATCGGGGGAGCTGACCCGCAAAAGCTGAATGCTTCGCTCAAATGGCTGGAAGACCCGCAGAATTCCGTCATCACCCTGGCAGATCCGGATTATCCCGCACTGTTACTCCATATCCCCGATCCCCCGCCGCTTCTCTATGTCAAAGGAAAGCGCGCTCTGCTGAACGCGCCAATGCTTGCCATTGTCGGCAGCCGGAATGCTACGCCCCAAGGTCTTTCCAATGCAGAAGCCTTTGCCGAGGCGGCGAGCAATGCAGGATTTTCCATCGCCAGCGGCATGGCTCTTGGCATTGACGCCGCAGCGCATCGTGGAGGACTGCGAGGAAGGGCCAGCAGTATTGCCGTGGTGGGTACCGGACTGGATCTCGTTTATCCCGCAAGCCATCGCAAGCTGGCGCATGAGTTGGCGGAAAGGGGCGCGCTTGTCTCCGAGTTTCCGTTGGGCACGCCTCCCATCGGCAGCAACTTTCCGCGTCGCAATCGCATCATCAGTGGCCTGAGCAGGGGATGCCTTGTGGTCGAGGCCGCATTGCAGAGCGGTTCTCTTATCACGGCGCGGCAGGCGTTGGAGCAGGGACGGGAAGTATTCGCCATTCCGGGCTCCATCCACTCGCCCTTGTCCAGGGGATGCCATGCACTCATCAAGCAGGGTGCCAAGCTGGTGGAAAGCGCAGGAGATATTCTGGAGGAATTCGGTTGCCCATCTGGCATCCCCATCCTCGTTCCGGAAGGGGGTGAGGCTGCAAGAGAAGAATTTTTGCTGTTGAAACACCTCAGCCATGACATCATCGATGTCGATACCCTCTGCCTGCGTAGTGGCTTGACGGTAGAAACGGTATCGGCCATGCTGTTGACGCTTGAACTGGATGGCATAATCGCCAGTCTTCCCGGCGGGCGTTACCAGCGGCTCCGATAG